A genomic window from Chitinophagaceae bacterium includes:
- the hypE gene encoding hydrogenase expression/formation protein HypE → MPQLDFDIITLGHGSGGTLTAQLLDTGVFRLLGNELLDKKHDGAIFNLEGRVAMSTDTYVVSPIFFPGGNIGDLAVNGTVNDLAMCGAAAKYLSLGFVLEEGLKMEEFWDILVTIKSACEIAGVQVVTGDTKVVEKGKGDKIFINTTGIGTVHPDANIDIDRVKSGDKIILSGPLARHGITIMSQRRGLEFETSITSDTRPLNKIVNELLDEFGNYIHLCRDPTRGGIATVLNEIAKDATVGIDVAQKNINVEEEVHGACEMLGLDPLYVANEGLFMSVVDATVADAFLQKLQQWEHGSMAAIIGNVVTEHPNQVILNSNVGGRRVINRLTGEQLPRIC, encoded by the coding sequence ATGCCACAACTGGATTTCGACATCATTACGTTAGGACATGGCAGTGGTGGAACTTTAACAGCACAGTTACTTGACACAGGTGTATTCAGGCTTTTAGGTAATGAGTTGCTGGATAAAAAGCATGATGGCGCCATCTTCAATTTAGAAGGCCGGGTAGCGATGAGCACTGACACTTACGTGGTGTCACCCATTTTCTTTCCAGGAGGAAATATCGGGGATCTTGCAGTAAACGGTACCGTGAATGACCTCGCCATGTGTGGAGCAGCAGCGAAATATTTATCGTTGGGATTTGTGCTGGAAGAAGGTTTGAAGATGGAAGAATTCTGGGACATTCTGGTGACCATAAAATCAGCGTGTGAAATTGCCGGTGTACAAGTGGTGACAGGTGATACCAAGGTGGTGGAGAAAGGAAAAGGAGATAAAATTTTTATCAATACAACTGGTATTGGAACAGTGCATCCTGACGCAAACATTGATATTGATCGCGTAAAATCCGGAGATAAAATTATCCTTAGTGGCCCGCTGGCGCGTCATGGCATTACGATTATGAGTCAGCGTCGGGGTTTGGAATTTGAAACTTCCATTACCAGCGATACAAGACCTTTGAATAAAATTGTAAATGAATTATTGGATGAGTTTGGCAACTACATCCACTTGTGTCGCGATCCAACGCGCGGTGGAATTGCTACGGTGCTGAATGAAATTGCAAAGGATGCAACCGTAGGAATTGATGTGGCACAAAAAAATATCAATGTGGAAGAGGAAGTGCACGGCGCCTGTGAAATGCTCGGGCTCGATCCATTGTATGTTGCGAATGAAGGGCTTTTTATGTCGGTGGTGGATGCAACTGTAGCTGATGCATTTTTGCAAAAGCTGCAACAATGGGAACATGGTTCCATGGCCGCTATCATTGGCAATGTAGTAACCGAACATCCAAACCAGGTGATACTGAACAGTAATGTCGGTGGAAGAAGAGTGATCAACAGGTTAACGGGCGAACAATTACCGAGAATTTGTTAA
- the hypD gene encoding hydrogenase formation protein HypD, whose product MKYLSEFRSPELVEALLTEIKQSVTRNWNIMEVCGGQTHSLVKNGILNLLPSQIQMIHGPGCPVCVTPVSLIDKAVHLAMECNVILCSFGDMIRVPGSGMSLLEAKARGADVRILYSPLEAVKIAKENPNREVVFFAVGFETTAPANALSVIHASREAVTNYSILASHVLVPPAIEAVMNDALSNVDGFLGAGHVCAIMGMHEYYPLVEKYKMPIVITGFEPVDLLEGILMTVKQLEAGEAKVENQYARIVTEEGNIKAQEIIYEVFEVTDRLWRGMEIIPMSGYKVKGAYREFDAEKKFNINIEEAPENPECLAGEIMKGIKKPFECQHFGKRCKPSSPLGAPMVSSEGACAAYYHYSAYAEQVTSP is encoded by the coding sequence ATGAAATATCTTTCTGAATTCCGGTCGCCCGAATTAGTGGAAGCATTGCTAACAGAAATAAAGCAATCAGTTACCCGCAACTGGAACATAATGGAAGTGTGTGGCGGACAAACACATTCTCTGGTAAAAAATGGTATCCTCAACCTATTGCCATCGCAAATTCAAATGATTCATGGGCCCGGTTGCCCTGTTTGCGTAACACCGGTTAGTTTAATTGATAAAGCTGTTCACCTTGCAATGGAATGCAATGTGATTCTTTGTTCGTTTGGTGATATGATTCGTGTTCCGGGCTCAGGCATGAGTTTGCTGGAAGCAAAAGCCAGAGGTGCTGATGTAAGGATTTTATATTCTCCACTGGAAGCAGTAAAAATTGCCAAAGAAAATCCCAATCGCGAAGTGGTCTTTTTTGCGGTAGGCTTTGAAACTACTGCTCCCGCCAATGCACTTTCTGTTATTCATGCAAGCAGGGAAGCTGTTACAAATTATTCCATCCTCGCTTCGCATGTATTGGTGCCACCTGCCATTGAAGCAGTGATGAATGATGCACTGAGCAATGTAGATGGATTTCTTGGAGCAGGTCATGTTTGCGCGATTATGGGCATGCATGAATATTATCCGCTTGTTGAAAAATACAAGATGCCGATTGTTATTACAGGTTTTGAGCCCGTTGATTTGCTGGAAGGAATTTTAATGACGGTGAAACAACTCGAAGCCGGTGAAGCAAAAGTGGAGAATCAATACGCGAGAATTGTTACGGAAGAAGGCAACATCAAAGCACAGGAAATAATTTATGAAGTGTTCGAAGTCACAGACCGCTTGTGGCGTGGGATGGAAATTATTCCCATGAGTGGTTATAAAGTAAAAGGCGCCTATCGTGAATTTGACGCGGAAAAAAAATTCAACATCAATATTGAAGAGGCACCTGAAAATCCGGAATGCCTTGCAGGCGAAATCATGAAAGGAATTAAGAAACCTTTTGAATGCCAGCACTTCGGTAAAAGATGCAAGCCTTCCAGTCCGCTGGGCGCACCAATGGTTTCAAGCGAAGGTGCTTGCGCCGCTTATTATCACTACTCAGCATACGCAGAACAAGTGACTTCACCATGA